One Brassica napus cultivar Da-Ae chromosome C4, Da-Ae, whole genome shotgun sequence genomic region harbors:
- the LOC106394345 gene encoding sister chromatid cohesion protein DCC1-like, giving the protein MEESGSSGGGAEAVINLGIRSSVPISYHPCFGPHDDLLLLEADDNLVSDIFSGRVTLRGLPDEDAVLCTKSKTYAIKFVGNSNSMFLIPPSNPPGFIQDDAHGKVSVIKLAPGNMELVEVSPKLDKLKQLLLESPFGPGEADAMMMDDDGSEKNLALYTWSDLVNIIQASDEELLKGLESLSAIEIDGYWRVIDESYLDMILRMLLNNGVLNSWSFDDLDEEEVVSSLVADEFPTQLAGHCLRVFGSEVKGTNKWKLEPRLVCLHFARQVLREEKMRVESFMEEWRKKIPEGMEERFEMLEGEVLTERIGIETRVYTFSVRSLPSTPAERFAVLFKHRPKWEWKDLEPYLRDLQVPRLSMEGLLLKYTRRAQSRPDAEPIFSAR; this is encoded by the exons ATGGAAGAAAGTGGGAGCAGTGGAGGAGGAGCCGAAGCAGTGATAAATCTGGGAATCCGATCGTCGGTGCCGATTTCGTATCACCCATGCTTCGGACCTCAcgatgatcttcttcttctcgaaGCTGATGACAATCTCGTTTCAGATATCTTCAGTGGAAG GGTAACCCTGAGAGGCCTTCCTGATGAGGACGCTGTTCTCTGCACCAAGTCCAAGACTTACGCAATCAAGTTTGTTGGCAACTCTAACTCAATGTTCCTTATCCCTCCATCAAACCCCCCTGGCTTCATCCAAGACGATGCACATGGTAAAGTATCTGTCATCAAACTTGCTCCTGGTAACATGGAGCTTGTCGAGGTTTCTCCCAAACTCGACAAACTCAAACAGCTTCTCTTGGAAAGCCCTTTTGGTCCTGGTGAAGCAGATGCCATGATGATGGATGATGATGGGTCAGAGAAGAATCTCGCTTTGTACACGTGGAGTGATTTGGTTAACATTATTCAAGCGAGCGATGAAGAGTTACTCAAAGGGTTGGAGAGTCTTTCCGCTATTGAGATTGATGGTTACTGGAGGGTTATAGACGAGAGTTACCTTGACATGATTCTGAGAATGCTTCTTAACAACGGTGTGCTGAACAGTTGGTCTTTTGATGATCTAGACGAAGAGGAAGTCGTGAGTTCATTAGTAGCTGATGAGTTCCCAACGCAACTCGCGGGGCACTGCTTGCGCGTGTTTGGTTCTGAGGTGAAGGGAACTAACAAGTGGAAGCTGGAGCCGAGGCTCGTGTGCTTGCACTTCGCTAGACAGGTGCTGAGAGAGGAGAAGATGAGGGTTGAGAGTTTTATGGAAGAGTGGAGGAAGAAGATACCGGAAGGGATGGAAGAAAGGTTCGAGATGCTTGAAGGCGAGGTTTTAACAGAGAGGATTGGGATCGAGACGAGGGTTTACACGTTTAGCGTGCGGTCTCTGCCGTCAACTCCAGCGGAACGGTTCGCTGTGCTGTTTAAACATAGACCGAAGTGGGAGTGGAAAGACTTGGAGCCTTACTTAAG ggATCTTCAAGTTCCTAGACTTTCCATGGAAGGTTTGCTACTGAAGTACACACGGAGAGCACAGTCTAGACCTGATGCAGAACCTATCTTTAGTGCAAGATAG
- the LOC106394664 gene encoding uncharacterized protein LOC106394664 — MRCKRHIVDFSSSIGVCASCLRERLFSLAASTAASERISPPPRPLVFPRSVSPYVSARKSDAGRGDSSLASSQNRFFPTPQVTSTAGVGGSSEKIFDSGRSYKKKQSRLSRFSSLFRSRSDEFQDSWIASTSSTSRSWLSKVLSVRSKKPSPNDTCYIEDLIASESSHRPRQRYCRGMSPATVDYEETPERVKRTPAAAMMGTPGRRKTAMIGTGMGFCLSPLVRAKPSNWKGKLPPEFGYATTGEMKSPARPHISTAASFCASRSKKLVDLGRVDPRR, encoded by the coding sequence ATGAGGTGTAAAAGACATATAGTTGATTTCAGTAGCAGTATCGGCGTCTGCGCTTCTTGTCTCCGTGAACGTCTCTTTTCCCTCGCCGCTTCAACCGCCGCGTCAGAAAGGatctctcctcctcctcgtcCTCTGGTGTTCCCTCGCTCGGTTTCTCCTTACGTCTCCGCTAGAAAATCCGACGCCGGAAGAGGAGACAGCTCCCTAGCTTCTTCTCAAAACAGATTCTTCCCAACGCCGCAAGTAACCTCCACCGCCGGAGTCGGAGGATCGTCGGAAAAAATCTTCGACTCCGGCAGATCgtataagaagaaacagagcagGCTATCTCGGTTCTCTAGCTTATTCAGGTCAAGATCCGACGAGTTTCAAGACTCCTGGATCGCGTCGACGTCGTCCACGTCGCGTTCTTGGCTCTCGAAGGTTCTCTCCGTCCGATCGAAAAAGCCATCTCCCAACGACACGTGCTACATCGAGGATTTGATCGCTTCCGAGTCAAGCCATCGACCAAGGCAGAGATACTGCAGAGGAATGTCACCGGCGACGGTGGATTACGAGGAAACTCCCGAGAGAGTGAAAAGAACGCCGGCGGCGGCGATGATGGGAACTCCGGGGAGAAGAAAGACGGCGATGATCGGTACGGGGATGGGTTTCTGCTTGAGTCCGTTAGTGAGAGCTAAACCTTCTAACTGGAAAGGGAAACTTCCGCCGGAATTTGGATACGCCACCACCGGGGAGATGAAGTCTCCGGCGAGGCCTCACATTTCGACGGCGGCGTCTTTTTGCGCGAGCCGGTCTAAGAAGCTTGTCGATTTAGGACGGGTTGATCCACGCCgttga